In Variovorax paradoxus, a single genomic region encodes these proteins:
- a CDS encoding ATP-dependent nuclease produces the protein MHISKLSLVNYRNFANTKLLFQKGINTIIGENGSGKTNLFRAIRLLLDDNMIRSAYRLESTDFHRGLGRWQGHWIIISLEFEEISADEAVQALFRHGTGGIDDEAIGKATYNLIFRPKKEIRLRLSQLDDGDHAGLAAILNAVTLDDYETIFTGRSDADFNDEAIYKEVVGDFEKARFNEEIEFPAIGAKIPSVLSVSKEISFTFVQALRDVVSEFHNNRTNPLLSLLKGKSGDIDPVAFQLITDGVKALNDSIEALPDVQVVRTDIRDTIKDAAGEAYSPSSLSIKSDLPDEADKLFQSLKLFVGESGEGHEGPIHELSLGGANLIFLTLKLLEFKYQKAKQSIANFLLIEEPEAHIHTHIQKTLFDRLQYDDTQIIYSTHSTHISEVSNVQNVNILGRERDRCEAYQPSSGLGPEEIGNIQRYLDAVRSNLLFAKSVVLVEGDAEEILIPILVKKVLGISLDELGISLINIRSTGFQNVAVLFHDDRIRKRCSIVTDLDKSIIDTTPVAGDPEGVLRRKKKYRASQESGIARKVLLDESFKDNPWVSPFFAPHTFEVDFVAAGNANKVVGILPDIYKDAPTIATAKAELESPDIALYGQRVLTMAGNHGKGWFAILLGKKIDPQTAIPSYILDAIAFAHPVVTKEVWFNVLSYRVNYIDAENLFIASAVFDGFRAKLLAFRKGDIDFVGIRNEMLATFPDDRINDVLKVF, from the coding sequence ATGCACATCTCCAAGCTCAGCCTGGTCAACTACAGAAACTTTGCCAACACCAAGCTCCTGTTTCAAAAGGGCATCAACACCATCATTGGCGAAAACGGATCAGGTAAAACGAATCTGTTCCGAGCAATCAGGCTGCTGCTCGATGACAACATGATCCGATCCGCCTACCGATTGGAATCAACAGACTTTCATAGAGGTCTAGGAAGGTGGCAAGGGCATTGGATCATCATCAGCCTTGAGTTCGAGGAGATCTCGGCTGATGAAGCAGTCCAGGCCTTGTTCAGGCATGGGACGGGCGGCATCGACGATGAGGCAATCGGCAAAGCCACCTACAACCTCATCTTTCGCCCAAAGAAAGAGATCAGGCTTCGCCTCTCTCAATTGGACGATGGCGATCACGCTGGTCTCGCTGCGATCCTGAACGCTGTCACGCTGGACGACTACGAAACCATCTTCACGGGCCGAAGCGACGCTGACTTCAACGACGAGGCCATCTACAAGGAGGTGGTCGGTGACTTCGAGAAGGCCAGGTTCAACGAAGAAATTGAGTTTCCCGCTATCGGTGCCAAGATTCCGAGTGTGCTGTCCGTGTCCAAGGAGATTTCCTTCACCTTCGTTCAGGCACTTCGAGACGTTGTATCGGAGTTTCACAACAACAGGACCAATCCACTTTTGTCGCTGCTCAAGGGAAAGAGCGGCGATATAGATCCAGTGGCATTCCAGCTCATCACCGATGGGGTGAAGGCTTTGAATGATTCGATCGAGGCGTTGCCGGACGTGCAGGTCGTCCGGACCGACATCAGGGACACCATCAAGGATGCGGCGGGCGAGGCGTACTCCCCCTCATCCCTGTCGATCAAGTCCGATCTGCCTGACGAAGCTGACAAACTGTTCCAGTCGCTCAAGCTCTTTGTCGGCGAGTCGGGAGAAGGCCACGAGGGGCCGATCCATGAGTTGAGCCTGGGTGGCGCGAACCTAATCTTCCTCACCTTGAAACTGCTGGAATTCAAGTATCAGAAAGCCAAGCAGTCGATCGCCAACTTCTTGTTGATCGAAGAGCCAGAGGCCCACATCCATACACACATTCAAAAGACGCTGTTCGACCGGCTTCAGTACGACGACACCCAGATCATCTACTCGACCCATTCGACGCATATCTCAGAGGTCAGCAACGTTCAGAACGTAAATATTCTTGGCCGGGAGCGTGATCGATGCGAGGCCTACCAACCGTCCTCGGGCCTGGGACCAGAAGAGATCGGCAACATCCAACGCTACCTGGATGCAGTTCGCAGCAACCTGTTGTTTGCCAAGAGTGTCGTTCTGGTAGAGGGCGATGCCGAAGAAATCCTGATCCCGATTCTGGTCAAGAAGGTGCTGGGCATCAGTCTGGATGAACTCGGAATCAGTTTGATCAACATCCGAAGCACTGGCTTCCAGAACGTAGCCGTTCTTTTCCACGATGACCGAATCCGAAAGCGATGCAGCATCGTCACCGATCTCGACAAGTCCATCATTGACACAACGCCCGTAGCGGGCGACCCCGAGGGGGTGCTTCGGCGCAAGAAAAAGTACCGAGCCTCTCAGGAAAGTGGAATCGCCAGGAAAGTGCTTCTGGATGAGTCGTTCAAAGACAATCCATGGGTTTCGCCATTCTTTGCACCGCACACCTTCGAGGTTGATTTCGTTGCTGCTGGAAATGCGAACAAAGTGGTTGGCATCCTCCCTGATATCTACAAAGACGCGCCAACCATCGCAACCGCCAAAGCAGAGCTTGAGTCACCGGACATCGCCCTGTACGGCCAGCGCGTGCTGACCATGGCAGGCAACCACGGTAAAGGGTGGTTCGCCATCTTGCTGGGGAAGAAGATCGATCCGCAAACAGCCATCCCGTCGTACATCCTTGATGCCATCGCCTTCGCGCACCCAGTAGTCACAAAGGAGGTCTGGTTCAATGTGCTGAGCTATCGCGTCAACTACATCGATGCGGAGAATCTCTTCATTGCATCGGCGGTATTTGATGGATTCAGGGCTAAATTGCTGGCCTTCAGAAAGGGAGACATCGATTTCGTTGGCATCAGGAACGAAATGCTGGCCACCTTCCCCGACGATCGCATCAACGACGTCCTCAAGGTCTTCTAG
- a CDS encoding UvrD-helicase domain-containing protein has translation MFTWDKDDLNPEQEAAILEPGSVFLIACPGSGKTRTLTYKIAYELSRLKSNKQFVVAITYTHRAADEIHERIEGLGVDTSRLWIGTIHSFCLEWILKPYGIYHEALERGYRVIDQHEREKILETLCKPYQKPKITFWDCEFYFTETGYVLSCPQAWKHTGLHAILGQYFEKLQESRQIDFELILYYAYQLIVSRPAISVLLGQLFSFVLIDEYQDTKRIQYSIVTAILKAGQGATKAFIVGDPNQAIYQSLGGYPIAFEDFRAMAGIDLKKLELSKNYRSSERIIDYFGNYNVHDTCIEAASDEKSYPSLVSFDATVNKTGLEAELIRLIRFNIETVGIAPHEVCVLAPQWTHLASMTRRLCASMPEYSFDGPGMVPFARDTENFWYRLSKIALTQASPGMYVRRLRWAGEILTDLEAAGVSVSKLTRKSLLRECNAIKIDETDGLTYLSTFFERLFSSLAIDFRLFTTLREHHTAFFDSSQARVARLKSEGSEFIGDIGTFRKVFQSRTGITISTIHGVKGAEFDVVIAYALLEDMVPHFNDPNGQESAMKLLYVIGSRARKNLHLISERGRIRQYSGDEYQVTRKLAACSFGYDQVP, from the coding sequence ATGTTCACGTGGGACAAGGATGATCTGAATCCGGAGCAGGAAGCTGCCATTCTGGAGCCTGGAAGTGTTTTCCTCATCGCATGCCCTGGCAGCGGAAAGACCCGCACGCTTACCTACAAGATCGCCTATGAGTTGTCCAGACTGAAATCGAACAAGCAGTTCGTTGTTGCGATCACGTATACGCACCGTGCGGCCGACGAAATCCATGAGCGTATTGAGGGCCTTGGGGTGGACACATCCCGACTATGGATAGGCACGATTCACTCATTCTGTCTTGAATGGATACTGAAGCCCTACGGCATCTATCACGAGGCATTGGAGCGGGGCTACCGCGTGATCGATCAGCATGAGCGCGAGAAGATTTTGGAGACTCTGTGCAAGCCTTACCAGAAGCCAAAGATAACTTTCTGGGATTGCGAGTTTTATTTTACCGAAACTGGCTATGTGCTTTCCTGTCCACAAGCGTGGAAACACACCGGCCTGCACGCCATATTGGGACAGTATTTCGAGAAGCTGCAGGAAAGCCGGCAGATAGACTTCGAACTCATTCTCTACTATGCGTATCAACTGATCGTCAGCCGTCCTGCGATCAGCGTCCTTCTAGGGCAGCTATTCTCTTTCGTGCTGATCGACGAGTATCAGGACACCAAGCGAATTCAGTACTCGATTGTCACGGCCATCTTGAAAGCTGGTCAAGGTGCCACAAAAGCCTTCATCGTCGGTGATCCGAATCAGGCAATTTACCAGTCGCTCGGGGGATACCCGATTGCCTTCGAGGATTTCAGGGCGATGGCTGGCATTGACCTGAAGAAGCTCGAACTGTCGAAGAACTACCGTTCCTCTGAGCGCATCATCGACTACTTCGGAAACTACAACGTCCACGACACGTGCATTGAAGCTGCATCCGACGAAAAATCTTATCCGAGTCTTGTTTCGTTCGATGCCACGGTGAACAAGACAGGCTTGGAAGCCGAGTTGATCCGGCTCATCCGTTTCAACATCGAGACTGTCGGTATCGCGCCTCACGAGGTGTGCGTACTTGCACCTCAGTGGACGCACCTTGCCAGCATGACACGCCGTCTGTGCGCGAGCATGCCCGAGTATTCGTTCGATGGCCCGGGGATGGTTCCGTTTGCGCGTGACACTGAGAATTTTTGGTACAGGCTTTCCAAGATCGCACTTACCCAGGCATCGCCGGGAATGTATGTGCGCAGACTTCGTTGGGCCGGTGAAATCCTTACTGACCTGGAGGCGGCTGGCGTCAGCGTATCCAAGCTCACTCGGAAGTCGTTGTTGAGAGAATGCAATGCGATCAAGATTGATGAGACGGATGGGCTCACCTACCTCAGCACATTCTTCGAGAGGCTGTTTTCAAGTTTGGCCATCGATTTTCGACTCTTCACCACCCTTCGGGAGCATCACACTGCGTTCTTCGACAGTTCGCAAGCGCGGGTTGCCCGATTGAAAAGTGAGGGAAGCGAATTCATCGGAGACATCGGAACCTTCAGGAAGGTTTTTCAGAGCCGGACGGGCATCACTATCTCAACGATCCACGGCGTGAAGGGGGCAGAGTTCGATGTGGTGATCGCCTATGCCTTGCTGGAGGACATGGTGCCGCACTTCAATGATCCGAACGGTCAGGAAAGTGCCATGAAACTCCTTTATGTCATTGGCTCGCGAGCGAGGAAGAACTTGCACCTGATCTCGGAACGGGGTCGTATTCGCCAGTATTCTGGCGACGAGTACCAAGTGACGCGAAAGCTCGCCGCATGTAGTTTTGGTTACGATCAAGTTCCATAG